The window AGGCAGTCAAAGAGGATCTGGACTGGGAGCTGGTCTTCCCGGATACAACGGACCCTGATTACGATACAATCTGGGACGGGGATCTGGATAAATGGAAAGCGGATGGCCGCGCGGTTATTCCTTACCGTACCGTCAGAGCGCGTGATGTCTGGCATACGATTATTGAATCAGCCTGGAAATCGGCTGAGCCGGGTGTAGTGTTCATGGAATACTACAATCAAATGTCCAACAGCTGGTATTTCAACCCGATTATCTGCACGAATCCGTGCGGTGAGCAGGGCCTTCCGGGCTGGGGCGTCTGCAATCTGTCTGCCGTCAACCTCTCCAAGTTCTACGATGCGGAGAATCATGATGTGGACTGGGCGGATCTGGCTACAACTACCCGCTATTCTGTACGTTTCCTGGATAATGTTATCGACAAGACGCCTTACCACTTCCCTGAGAATGAAGCGAACCAGAAGCTGGAACGCCGCGTAGGTCTGGGCACTATGGGTCTGGCCGAGCTGATGATCAAGCTGAACATCCGCTACGGCAGCCCGGAATCGCTGGAGTTCCTGGACAAGCTCTATGGCTTCATGGCGCGCGAAGCGTATCTGGCTTCGGCGGAAATCGCCGGCGAGAAGGGTTCCTTCCAGGCATTTGATGCTGAGAAATATCTGCAAAGCGGATTTATGCGTAATATTACCGAGGTCTATCCGGAAGTCGGTGAATCGATCCGCAAGCACGGCATGCGCAACGTTACCGTGATTACCCAGGCACCTACAGGCAGTACCGGTACAATGGTCGGCACTTCGACCGGTATCGAGCCGTACTTTGCCTTCAAATATTTCCGCCAGAGCCGTCTCGGCTATGACGAGCAGTTCGTGCCGATTGCCCAGGAGTGGCTGGAAGCCCATCCGGGTGAAGAGCTGCCTGAGTACTTCGTGACTTCCATGGATTTGTCGGCTAAAGACCATATCCGTGCACAGGCAGCCATTCAGCGCTGGGTGGACAGCTCCATCTCCAAAACAGCCAACTGCCCGTCCGACTTCACCGTCGAAGAGACAGCCGAGCTGTATGAAATGGCCTTCGATCTGGGCTGCAAAGGCGTAACGATCTACCGCGACGGCAGCCGAGATGTGCAGGTGCTGGAAACTGCGAAGAAGGAAGACAAGAAGGACACACCGGCGGCTGAACCGGCTGCCGAAGAAGCAGCTCCGGCCGCAGCAACAACCGCAGTAGCAGTAAGTCCTGCACCACAGGCTAATGTGGTGGATAAACAATACAAGAAACGCCCGCAGGTGCTGCGCGGCGCTACCTATAAGATCAATACGCCATTCGGCATGGCGTATATCACCATCAACGACCTGGACGGCATTCCGGCCGAAATCTTCCTGAATGTCGGCAAGGCCGGCTCCGACGTCTTCGCCATGGCGGAAGCCCTGGGCCGTGTCTGCTCGCTGTTCCTGCGTTACGGCGACCACGGCGAGAAGGTCGAGCTGCTGATTAAGCATCTCAAGGGCATCGGCGGCTCCGGCGCCATCGGCTTCGGCGCGAACCGCGTCGAGTCCATCGCCGATGCAGTAGCTAAGGCGCTGGAAACCCATGTGCAGAACAACGCACAGGATGACCATGTGGCCGCGCCAATCGCAGCCACGCTGGAGCTTGATTTCAATGAAGCGCTCAGCGCGGAGCTGAAATCAAGCAGCCCTGCTGCCGCTGTTACGAATGACGGTCATGGCGGCCATTCGGCGCATAGCCATTCGACCGCTTCCCGCGACCTCTGCCCATCCTGCGGCAGCGCCTCGCTGGTTAACATCGAAGGATGCAAGACCTGCAGTAATTGCGGGTATAGCCGGTGCGGTTGATAATAGGAACTTAGAATAAGTTCGTTCTCAAATATTCATAGTATGTAATACTGCGCAAACAGTCCCGGTGAGATTTATACATTCACCGGGATTGTTTGGCGTTTAATCCAACCAAGGAAGGTAATCGAAACCAACTGAATTAGCTATGAATTTAAAATATTGAAACGTTTCCAAATTAACTATTGAAACGTTTCCACTTTGGTGATATTATAATTTTCAGAAGAGAGTTCGGGGGTGTTAAATGACAAGCATTAAAGATGTAGCTAACTTAGCCGGCGTTGCAGTAGGAACCGTGTCCAGAGTCATTAACAACTCTGGCGCTGTAAAACCCAAGACACGCAGAAAAGTTGAAGAAGCCATACAAGAACTGAATTATTTTCCGAATGAAGTGGCCCGGAATTTCAAGATGCAGAAGTCCAAAATGGTAGCTCTGCTGCTTCCAAGCATCTGGAATCCATTCTTTTCTGAATTGGCTTATTATATCGAGGATGAATTGGATCTTGAAGGTTACAAGCTTATGCTTTGTAACAGCGGCGGTAAGCCTGAGAAGGAAATGTATTATTTGGATATGCTCCGGCAAAATAAAGTTGCTGGTATTGTCGGGATAACTTACAACGATATCGAGAATAATGTAAGTAATGATATTCCGATTGTAAGTATTGATAGACATTTCAACAAGAAGATCACCTGTGTAACCTCAGATAATTTTGAGGGAGGGCGGCTGGCTTTAAGGGAGCTTGTTAAGGCGGGAGCCCGGAAACCGGCTTTTATGGGAAGTGTCACTTCTGTATTTAGTGAAACCATGAACCGGAGAGAGGGTTTCATTCATGAGGCGGAAGCTTTGGGAGTCGATTATGTGGTCTATGAGAAACCCGACCCTATCGTGGATGATGAGGCCTATTTCAATGAGTTTCTTAATAAGTATGACGATGTGGATGGCATTTTTGCGATAACCGATATGTTAGCTGCCAATTATATTGAAAGAGCTAGGCGGCAGGGTATCCGTGTTCCCGAAGATGTAAAGGTCATCGGTTACGATGGCATTCAGGATAATCCATATTTTCATCCGATCTTATCAACGATCAGGCAGCCGGTGGAAGAGATGGCACGTATGACAATCAGACTGCTCTATAACAAGATCGAAGGCATACCCTTAGATAAGCAAGTGTATCGTATTCCTGTTCTTTTCAAGCAAGGTGAAACTACATGATCCCAATCTGGAACGGAAAACTTCAGCACATTGGATATTTGTAATATCAACTGAGGTTTTTCTTCACTAAATTGGAAACGTTTCAATCTAAATTGGAAACGTTTCAAAACGAATGATTACTTTTACATGAAAGGGAGAATAAACGTGAATTCAACAACTAGCGGGACGGATCATTCCATGATCCAACCAAAACGTAAAGCATGGAGCAGGTTCAAACGCGACTATGAGCTGTACCTTTTTTTACTGCCGATCATTATTCTTTACCTCGTATTCAAGTATTATCCGATGTACGGTGTACAAATTGCTTTCAAGGACTTTTCACCAAGTCAGGGGATCTGGGGAAGTGAATGGGTAGGCTTCCAGCACTTTATAGATTTTTTCAACACTTATAACTTCTGGACCATTATCACGAATACGCTCTCACTCAGTTTCCTTTCGTTGCTGTTTGGCTTCCCGGCCCCAATCATTATCGCCATTATGCTCAATCAGATGCTGGGTAAGTCCTACAAGAAATTTGTGCAGACAGTGATTTATGCACCGCATTTTATCTCTACGGTTGTACTCGTCGGCATGCTTAATGTTTTTTTGTCTCCAAACAGCGGTATCGTGAATCACGTCATCACCCTGTTCGGAGGAGATCCCATTCTGTTTCTGGCGGATGCTGGCTGGTTTCGTCCCCTGTATATACTGTCAGGCATCTGGCAGGAAACAGGCTTCGCCACCATTATCTACCTTGCTGCTCTTGCCGGGGTCAATCCCGAACTTCATGAAGCTGCAATTATGGATGGAGCGAGTAAGTGGAAGCGTGTGTGGTATGTGGATATTCCAAGCATTTTGCCGACGATCGTTATTCTGCTGATCCTCGCACTTGGTAACATTATGAGCATCGGCTTTGAGAAAGCGTTCCTGATGCAGAGCGATTTGAATTATGCCACCTCCAATATTATCCCGACCTATGTATATGAAATGGGGATTCAGAAGGCTCAATACAGCTTCTCTACGGCAGTTGGCCTATTCAATTCTTTCATCAATATTGTCCTGATTTTCACCGTTAACCGGATTGCCAAAAAAATGACAGAAACCAGTCTCTGGTAAGGAGGAGTACATTTTGAATTCATTATTGAAGCGTAAGAGTAGAGGAGACGCGTGGTTTGACATCATCAACTACACCATGTTGACCATCATTATGCTGCTCGTCTTATACCCGTTGTACTTTGTACTGGTTGCATCACTCAGTGATCCTAATTATATCTACTCAGGTGAAGTCTGGCTGTTTCCTAAAGGCTTTACGCTGGATGGTTATGAACGGATTTTTAGTGACTCATCCATCTGGATCGGTTATGGAAATTCAATTCTATACGCGACTCTGGGCACATTAATTGGAGTTGCCGTAACTGTATTTGCGGCCTATCCGTTAGCCCGTAAAGATCTGGCAGGGAAATCTGTGATTATGTGGTTTTTGCTGGTCACTATGTTCTTTAGCGGCGGGCTGATTCCGACCTATTTATTAATTAAGGATCTTCACATGCTGAATACGATCTGGGCCCTTGTCATTCCCGGAGCAGGCGGTGTATTCAATGTGATTATCGTGAGGACATTTTTCCAGTCATCCATACCGGATGAAATGTGGGAAGCGGCGTCCATAGACGGATGTTCCAATACCAGATTCTTTTGGAGTATCGTCCTGCCTTTATCCAAGTCCATTCTGGCGGTTATGGTGCTGTATCATGTTGTCGGCTTCTGGAATGGGTTCTTCGACGCTTTAATTTATCTGAACGACGAGAGCAAATATCCGCTGCAGCTGGTGCTTCGCAACATCCTTGTCCAGAATCAGGTCAACTCCGGCATGATGATCGATGTGGAATCTTATGCAGCCAAGATGCGGGTTACAGAACTGATCAAATACGGTGTCATCATGGTATCCAGTCTGCCGCTGCTTATCTTGTATCCTTTCCTGCAGAAGTATTTTGTTAAAGGCGTGATGATCGGCTCCATTAAGGGATGATACGGGCAGGGTCTTGAAAGGGGGTGATGTACAGGATCTGAGGAATAGTGAGGAAAAGCAATATATGATTTGCGTTTGTGGAACGAAATTAGGGGAGGTTATGTAGAATGAAATCATTATTCAAAGGTGCGGGAATTGTCATGCTGGCCGGAGCGTTTGCGCTTAGCGGATGCTCGGGTAATGGCAACAGTGCAAATAACCAGGCGGGAAGTCCGGATCAGGAAGCCAATTTCAACAAAACCGGTCTTCCGATTGTTAAAGAAGCAGTGTCCTTAAGAATGGTATCCCCGAAGGCTGCATTGGCACCGGAATTCTCAGAGATGGAAATTTTCAAACGGCTGGAAAAAGATACTAACGTAAAAATTAACTGGGAAAACATCCCTGACACCGATTATGCAGAAAAGAAAAACCTGCTGCTTGCGAGCGGTGATTTGCCTGATGCCTTTTATGCAGCCGGCTTCACTGATTACGAGTTAATCAATTATGGCAAGGATGGAACCATTATTCCGCTGGAGGACTTAATTGATCAATATGCGCCTAATTTGAAAGCGCTTCTTGACCGCCGGCCCGATATCAAATCCTCGATCACAGCACCGGATGGACACATCTACGGACTACCGTCCTGGGAAGAGAACAACCTCGGAACCAACCCCTTCTTCCACGTTATTAATAAAAGCTGGCTGGATAAGCTGGGGCTGAAGGTACCGCAAACACTGGATGAATACACGGAAGCACTACTTGCCTTTAAAACACAGGATCCGAATGGCAACGGGAAGCAGGATGAGATCCCGCTAAGCTTCATGCACATGCAGTGGTGTATGGATATTGCCGGACTATTCGGTGCTTTCGGCCTTCCGGATAATCTGGAGCACCGGGTCGTCCGTGACGGGAAAGTTATTTTTACCGCGACTCAGCCTGAATATAAGGAAGCTCTGAATTATTTCCATGAAAAATGGTACAAAACGGGTCTGATCGATCCGGAATCCTTCACCCAGGACGCAGCACAGTATCTGGCCAAGGGTAAAACAAACGATGAGACGCTAGGATCTTACGTCTGGTGGGAAGTTGAAGAAGTTGTAGGAACCGAGCGTGCCAAAGATTATGTTCTGCTGTCACCGCTGAAAGGACCGAATGGGGATCAAACGATTGGACGCGCCAATGGCGGCGGCCCGGGACGCGGATCCTTTGTGATTACCAAAGAGAACAGCAATCCGGAAATCACTATGCGTTGGATTGATCAGCAGTTTGAGCCTTACATGGCTGCCCAAATCCACTGGGGTCCGCTGGATATCGTGTATAAAAAGGATGAAAACGGAAAACTGGTAAATCTGCCGCTTCCTGATGGCGCATCTGCAGGTGAATTCCGTCAAAAGGTAGCACCGGGATCAGGCGCACCTGGCATCATTACTTTCGATGACTTCGGAAAAGTTGTAGATATGGAGCCTCGGGCCCAGCAGCGTGCCAAGGATTTGGAGCAATACTACAACCCTTATATGGAAAAGGAAAACTATCCGAATATCTTCTTTGAACCGGAGGAACTGGATAAAATCAACAAGATCGAGCCTGAGCTGATCAAGTATGTAAATACCCAAAGAGGAAGATTCATTGTGGATGGCGGTGCCGATGCGGAATGGGACAACTATCTGAAGACACTGGACAAAATGGGCTTGAAGGAACTTATGGAAATCTATCAAACCGGATTGGATCGCTATAACGCAAATCTGAAAAATTAAATAAATAGATGATAGGTGGGGAGAAACTGTGCTTGATGTTATCGCCATAGGAGAAGTATTGATAGACTTTACTCCAGCTGGTCGCACAGCAGGGGGGAATGAGCAATTTGAATGTAATCCAGGAGGGGCTCCGGCAAACGTGGCCGCAGCACTATCCCGGTTAGGAGCCAAATCTGCTCTCATAAGCAAGGTCGGAGAGGATCAATTCGGTTCCTTGCTGCACAACACCTTGTTAGGCAGTGGTGTGGATGTGTCGGAAGTTTCTTATACGAATGAAGCGAGTACAACACTGGCCTTTGTCCATCTGGATGATCAGGGAGACCGGTCGTTCAGCTTCTTCCGCAAGCCGGGAGCAGATACCTTCTTACACTCGAGGGATATCCCGCTTCACCGGATTGAAAGCTGCAAGGCTCTTCATTTTGGATCATTGTCCATGACCCATGAACCTGCCCGTACAGCAACCAAGACGGCAGTGCTTAAGGCTAAGGAATCAGGAGTTTTGCTCTCATTCGATCCTAATATCCGGTTTGCGTTATGGAAGAGCAAGGAAGAAGCCAGACAGAATATTTTTTGGGGCATGAATTATGCCGATATTCTGAAAATATCGGAAGAAGAGCTTTCTTTTATCACGGGGATCAGCGATGTTGAAAAGGGCTCCCTAGAGCTGCAGCAGCAATTTGATATCTCGTTAATTGTCGTCACTTTAGCAGATAAAGGCTGCTATTACCGCTTGGCTGGTCTGGATGGCTATGTGCCGGGGTTTAAGGTTAAGGCGATCGACACGACAGGAGCCGGGGATGCTTTTCTAGGCTGTCTGTTATACAAGATTCTGGAAAATGGGAGTTCTTTGCATGAACTAACTAGCCAGCAAATGATTAGTATGCTGACTTTTGCCAATGCCGGCGGAGCGTTAGTAACCACACGGAAGGGGGCTCTTGGGTCCATGCCGACGACAGATGAGATTATCCGGATGATAGAGTCCAATCAACAGAATAATGACGATCGTTTTAGACCGGGGTTTCATTTCTCACCCCCCGCTAACTGGGCTAATGATCCGAACGGATTAGTTTACTATGAGGGAAGCTATCATCTTTTCTATCAATACCATCCTTACAGTAATAAATGGGGCCCTATGCACTGGGGCCATGCTGTTAGTGAGGACCTGATTCACTGGGAGCACGTACCTATTGCTTTATTTCCGGATGAGCATGGAGCTATTTTTTCCGGCTGCTGTGTAGTGGACTGGAAGAATAGCAGCGGATTATTTGAAGATTCTCATGGACTCGTTGCGATCTTTACTCATGCGGATACCCATCCGGAGACAGGACAGCCGCGCCAGCGGCAGAGCCTGGCTTACAGCAGCGATAAAGGCCAGACCTGGCACAAGTATGACGGAAATCCGGTGCTCGCCGAGGAGGATCAGATTGACTTCCGGGACCCGAAGGTGTTCTGGCATGCGCAAAGTGAGCGTTGGATTATGGCTATTGTTGCTGGAGACCACGCCCGTTTCTATGCATCTCCTAATTTGCGTGAATGGACGCTTACCGGTGAATTCGGTAGAGGAGAGGGCTCCCATGACGGTGTGTGGGAATGCCCGGATCTGTTTGAGCTGCCGGTGGATAACACCGGGCGTACCAAATGGGTACTCATTATTAGTATTGGAGACAATCCAAACTGTCCGGAAGGATCACGAACGCAATATTTTATCGGGGAGTTCGACGGAAATAACTTCATTAATGACAACCCGGCCGATCATATCCTGTGGCTCGATTATGGCAGAGACAATTATGCGGGAGTTACCTGGTCGGATATCCCTGAGCAGGACGGACGCCGGGTGATCATCGGGTGGATGAGCAACTGGAAGTATGCCAACGAGACACCTACCGGTTCCTGGAGAGGTGCCATGACTCTGCCCCGCGTGTTGTCACTGACAAACCAGGGCGACGAGGGTGTGACACTAACCCAAATGCCTGTCCGGGAAATAGAGCAGCTGCGCCAAGAATCAGCTAACTGGAATGGAATCACAGTTACACCTGAGAACCCTTTTATTCAGAAAATGAACGAAGATCTGCTGGAAATCGAAGCCGATATTGATATCCGGCCCGGTGAAGAGGTTCATATTGGGCTGAAATCCTCCGGGCGGAGTGAGATTGTTATCGGGTACGACCCTGCTAAGGAGTGGCTGTTCATCGACCGTTCCAAATCGGGTGTGACTGATTTCCACCCTTCGTTCGCAAGCACACACGGTGCCAAAATGGTTTCGAAGAATGGAAAGATCAAGCTGCAGATCTGGCTGGATCGTAATGCGGTTGAAGTGTATGCCAACAATGGACTGGTTGCACTGACAGATCAAATTTTCCCTGATGCTTCAATTGATAAAGTTGAAGTAAGCACGCAATCCGGGCAAGTTGTATTGGATTCGCTGCAGATCCATACTCTTAAATCCATCCATATTCCGGATGGTGGGAGGAATGATGCATGAGCCACGTAAACGGCGATCAAGGCTTGATAATGCACTGGGCTTTTGATGAAGGCACAGGAGCAAGCGCTCTGGAGAGCGTATCTGAGGTCCGGGACGAGATACAGTCTGTATTTAATCAAGCAGAGTTTACCGAACGGTCCGGTCCGCAGTGGAGACAGGGGGTGACAGGAACCGGCCTCCTGTTCGATGGTTACTCGACTTCTATCGTCCATCAGGTCGAAGAAGAAGAGAAGAACGGCGGACTGAAATCTTTGTCAGCACTAAGTATCGGGGTATGGGTGGCTCCGCGCACCTATGACTTAGGTCATGAAGGCAAGCTGACAGCTATTGTGAACCGCCACAATATGGAGCATAAACAAGGTTATCTGCTTGGCATGTTCAGGCACGGTTCCTGGTCCTTCCAGGTTGGGCTGGAAGGAGGAAGCTGGAAGGAGCTTTGGTCACCGGAAGGCTATGAATTGCCAAAGAACGAATGGTCTTACGTGAATGCTGTATTTGATGGAAATCAGGGTGAAATCAAACTGTATCTGAACGGCAGTGAAGTTGCTTCTTGTGTCGTGCCCAGCGGTTCCCGTCTTGCTGAAGCATTTGGCACAGATCTGCTCATCGGCAAGAATAATCACAGCAGCCTGCTGGCTGGGGTCTTCAGCCTTCAGATGTTCAGCGGG of the Paenibacillus pedocola genome contains:
- a CDS encoding PfkB family carbohydrate kinase, which gives rise to MLDVIAIGEVLIDFTPAGRTAGGNEQFECNPGGAPANVAAALSRLGAKSALISKVGEDQFGSLLHNTLLGSGVDVSEVSYTNEASTTLAFVHLDDQGDRSFSFFRKPGADTFLHSRDIPLHRIESCKALHFGSLSMTHEPARTATKTAVLKAKESGVLLSFDPNIRFALWKSKEEARQNIFWGMNYADILKISEEELSFITGISDVEKGSLELQQQFDISLIVVTLADKGCYYRLAGLDGYVPGFKVKAIDTTGAGDAFLGCLLYKILENGSSLHELTSQQMISMLTFANAGGALVTTRKGALGSMPTTDEIIRMIESNQQNNDDRFRPGFHFSPPANWANDPNGLVYYEGSYHLFYQYHPYSNKWGPMHWGHAVSEDLIHWEHVPIALFPDEHGAIFSGCCVVDWKNSSGLFEDSHGLVAIFTHADTHPETGQPRQRQSLAYSSDKGQTWHKYDGNPVLAEEDQIDFRDPKVFWHAQSERWIMAIVAGDHARFYASPNLREWTLTGEFGRGEGSHDGVWECPDLFELPVDNTGRTKWVLIISIGDNPNCPEGSRTQYFIGEFDGNNFINDNPADHILWLDYGRDNYAGVTWSDIPEQDGRRVIIGWMSNWKYANETPTGSWRGAMTLPRVLSLTNQGDEGVTLTQMPVREIEQLRQESANWNGITVTPENPFIQKMNEDLLEIEADIDIRPGEEVHIGLKSSGRSEIVIGYDPAKEWLFIDRSKSGVTDFHPSFASTHGAKMVSKNGKIKLQIWLDRNAVEVYANNGLVALTDQIFPDASIDKVEVSTQSGQVVLDSLQIHTLKSIHIPDGGRNDA
- a CDS encoding adenosylcobalamin-dependent ribonucleoside-diphosphate reductase, which encodes MSTVERKQRLEGLSEKIFLDRYAWKDADSNNAKVGDVVLVLTKDDPKFPTKEVGEIVERNGRIVTVKTRSGELVNSDVEKLTLNIEKTPEEMWDRLAAAMASVEKTPELQEEWTGRFRSILDDWKLVPGGRIAAGAGASEELTLFNCYVVPSPKDSRGGIMQTLSEMTEIMARGGGVGINLSSLRPRRAIVRGVNGSSSGSVSWGGLFSYTTGLIEQGGSRRGALMLMINDWHPDVVDFITVKQTMGQVTNANLSVCVSNAFMKAVKEDLDWELVFPDTTDPDYDTIWDGDLDKWKADGRAVIPYRTVRARDVWHTIIESAWKSAEPGVVFMEYYNQMSNSWYFNPIICTNPCGEQGLPGWGVCNLSAVNLSKFYDAENHDVDWADLATTTRYSVRFLDNVIDKTPYHFPENEANQKLERRVGLGTMGLAELMIKLNIRYGSPESLEFLDKLYGFMAREAYLASAEIAGEKGSFQAFDAEKYLQSGFMRNITEVYPEVGESIRKHGMRNVTVITQAPTGSTGTMVGTSTGIEPYFAFKYFRQSRLGYDEQFVPIAQEWLEAHPGEELPEYFVTSMDLSAKDHIRAQAAIQRWVDSSISKTANCPSDFTVEETAELYEMAFDLGCKGVTIYRDGSRDVQVLETAKKEDKKDTPAAEPAAEEAAPAAATTAVAVSPAPQANVVDKQYKKRPQVLRGATYKINTPFGMAYITINDLDGIPAEIFLNVGKAGSDVFAMAEALGRVCSLFLRYGDHGEKVELLIKHLKGIGGSGAIGFGANRVESIADAVAKALETHVQNNAQDDHVAAPIAATLELDFNEALSAELKSSSPAAAVTNDGHGGHSAHSHSTASRDLCPSCGSASLVNIEGCKTCSNCGYSRCG
- a CDS encoding carbohydrate ABC transporter permease, which gives rise to MNSLLKRKSRGDAWFDIINYTMLTIIMLLVLYPLYFVLVASLSDPNYIYSGEVWLFPKGFTLDGYERIFSDSSIWIGYGNSILYATLGTLIGVAVTVFAAYPLARKDLAGKSVIMWFLLVTMFFSGGLIPTYLLIKDLHMLNTIWALVIPGAGGVFNVIIVRTFFQSSIPDEMWEAASIDGCSNTRFFWSIVLPLSKSILAVMVLYHVVGFWNGFFDALIYLNDESKYPLQLVLRNILVQNQVNSGMMIDVESYAAKMRVTELIKYGVIMVSSLPLLILYPFLQKYFVKGVMIGSIKG
- a CDS encoding ABC transporter substrate-binding protein, whose amino-acid sequence is MKSLFKGAGIVMLAGAFALSGCSGNGNSANNQAGSPDQEANFNKTGLPIVKEAVSLRMVSPKAALAPEFSEMEIFKRLEKDTNVKINWENIPDTDYAEKKNLLLASGDLPDAFYAAGFTDYELINYGKDGTIIPLEDLIDQYAPNLKALLDRRPDIKSSITAPDGHIYGLPSWEENNLGTNPFFHVINKSWLDKLGLKVPQTLDEYTEALLAFKTQDPNGNGKQDEIPLSFMHMQWCMDIAGLFGAFGLPDNLEHRVVRDGKVIFTATQPEYKEALNYFHEKWYKTGLIDPESFTQDAAQYLAKGKTNDETLGSYVWWEVEEVVGTERAKDYVLLSPLKGPNGDQTIGRANGGGPGRGSFVITKENSNPEITMRWIDQQFEPYMAAQIHWGPLDIVYKKDENGKLVNLPLPDGASAGEFRQKVAPGSGAPGIITFDDFGKVVDMEPRAQQRAKDLEQYYNPYMEKENYPNIFFEPEELDKINKIEPELIKYVNTQRGRFIVDGGADAEWDNYLKTLDKMGLKELMEIYQTGLDRYNANLKN
- a CDS encoding ABC transporter permease, giving the protein MKGRINVNSTTSGTDHSMIQPKRKAWSRFKRDYELYLFLLPIIILYLVFKYYPMYGVQIAFKDFSPSQGIWGSEWVGFQHFIDFFNTYNFWTIITNTLSLSFLSLLFGFPAPIIIAIMLNQMLGKSYKKFVQTVIYAPHFISTVVLVGMLNVFLSPNSGIVNHVITLFGGDPILFLADAGWFRPLYILSGIWQETGFATIIYLAALAGVNPELHEAAIMDGASKWKRVWYVDIPSILPTIVILLILALGNIMSIGFEKAFLMQSDLNYATSNIIPTYVYEMGIQKAQYSFSTAVGLFNSFINIVLIFTVNRIAKKMTETSLW
- a CDS encoding LacI family DNA-binding transcriptional regulator; its protein translation is MTSIKDVANLAGVAVGTVSRVINNSGAVKPKTRRKVEEAIQELNYFPNEVARNFKMQKSKMVALLLPSIWNPFFSELAYYIEDELDLEGYKLMLCNSGGKPEKEMYYLDMLRQNKVAGIVGITYNDIENNVSNDIPIVSIDRHFNKKITCVTSDNFEGGRLALRELVKAGARKPAFMGSVTSVFSETMNRREGFIHEAEALGVDYVVYEKPDPIVDDEAYFNEFLNKYDDVDGIFAITDMLAANYIERARRQGIRVPEDVKVIGYDGIQDNPYFHPILSTIRQPVEEMARMTIRLLYNKIEGIPLDKQVYRIPVLFKQGETT